DNA sequence from the Alteribacter lacisalsi genome:
GTGCTGCGAAGAGACCGGATTCGTCTCAGCGTCTGGATAGCTGCTATCGTTCTGCTGAACCTAATGACTGCGGCTTCCTTTACCGGTCTGTATATGAGTGAGGAAGAACAGCAGGCGATGGCCGGTACGATGGAGAACCCGGCAATGACTGCCATGGTCGGGCCGGGTTATGGCCTCGACAACTATCATGAAGGTGCCATGATGGGTCACCAGATGCTGCTCTTTATGGCTGTCGTGACAGCGATTATGAACATACTGCTCGTCGCACGTCATACGAGGACAGATGAAGAGGAAGTACGTGTGGAGCTTGTTCGTTCCCTTCCGGTCGGACGACTCTCAACGCTCGCTTCCACTTTGATTGTGATGACAGGGGTTAACGTGGCTGTTGCCCTATTGACCGGATTCAGTCTTGCAGCCGTGGGGATCGACTCGATTGATCTGACGGGGTCCCTTCTCTTCGGAGCCGCACTTGGCGCAGCCGGTCTGTTTTTTGCCGCCGTAACAGCTCTTTTTGCCCAGCTGTCTGATAATGGGCGGGGCACAGTCGGCTTTTCCTTTACCGTGCTGGGAGTGGCCTATCTGCTTCGGGCGATAGGGGATGTGGGGAGTGAGCCTCTGGCACTGGCTTCCCCACTTGGCCTTATTCTCCGAACGGAAGTGTACGTGAATAATTACTGGTGGCCTGCTATTGTACCGGCCCTGATTGCCGTTGTTATTACAGGTCTGGCTTTGTATCTGAATTTAAGACGTGACCTGGATGCAGGCTTTCTGCCTGCACGTGCGGGAAAAAAGCATGCATCAGCATTTTTACAAAGTCCATTCGGATTAAGTGTCCGCCTTCAGCGCACCTCGCTTATTGCCTGGGCAGTGGGAATGTTTGTCCTTGGGGTGTCGTATGGTTCGGTTATGGGTGACCTTGAAATGTTTTTTGAATCAAGTGACATGATGCGGGAAATTCTGGCGCCTGAATCCGGGCTTTCCCTCACCGAACAGTATCTGACGATGCTGATGGCGGTCATTGCGATGATCTGTACCATACCTCCGCTGATGATGATGCTCAAACTGAAAGGCGAGGAGCGGAAGGAGCGGATCGGGCATCTTCTTACAAGAGTCGTGTCCCGGACCCGGGTGATGGGCAGTTACTTTGTACTCGCAATACTCACCAGTATCGTGATGCTGTTTCTTGCCATGTTCGGTCTCTGGTCGGCTGCGGCAGGTGTGATGGATGATCCCCTTGCATTCGGCGTCGTTTTTGAAGCGGCGATGGTGTATCTTCCTGCCGTATGGATCATGATTGGTGCTGCTGTACTGCTGATTGGCGTGTTCCCGAAACTGACCGGTCTGATCTGGGCCTATCTGGCCTATACGTTTCTCGTTGTCTATCTGGGAGAACTGCTTCAGTTTCCGGAATGGCTTAAGAATATGTCCCCATTTGGTCATGTACCACAGCTTCCGGTAGATGAAATGAACTTTGCAGCACTTGCACTGCTGACCGGGATTGCAGCGGTCCTGATCATTACGGGATTTACAGGATACAACAGAAGAGACGTTTCAGAGTAAAACGCAGTACGCCCGCTTCCTGATGGATGCGGGCGGTTGTTTTTGGTGCAAAAACATCTTCAGCTGAACCATGGACCAGCTGACGTGATCATCAGTGGCATCAGGATCAAAACTGCTGCTGTTCCTATAAGCAGGGTTGTGACCGGACTGGTAAGCTTTTCAGTTTTAAATGAATGATTCCAGCCGCTGAATTGAAATTTGTTCTGATAAAGCACAAAGATCAAAATCAGAATCCCAAGATTGATCAGCCAGCCCATTTCTCCAATATCCAGGCCGAACCAGACATAAAGACGTGAAATGAGCGCGTTGAAGACGGCTCCCAGCACAAGTGTGATCAGTCCGGCTCTTATAATTTCCAGTAATACCTTCAGTGTGCGCACCTCCAGACCGGCGGTGTACCAGAACATTCTGTGAAATGGTAGAATGAGCATACACGTTACTATTGACTATCAGAATAACATAAGATGGCATTTGATTGGTAAATTCTTCACAATTAATAACGGAATTTTCAGATTCACAGTACTCAGCCAGTCAGCGGAAGAGCGAAAATGACAGGATTTAAGGAAGTTGCTCAGCTATCATACATATATGGGAGGTGGTCAAGTGCAGTGGGTCGATTCATTAAGAAGAATGATCGAGTATATTGAAGAAACCCTTCCGTATCCGGTCTCAGTGGAGGAAGCAGCAAAGGCGGCCCATGTGTCACCGGCCCATCTTCAGCGCGCATTTTCAGTTTTAACAGGTGTTTCAGTCGGGGAGTATGTCCGGAGGCGCAGGCTCACCATCGCAGCAGAGGATTTGAGCAGGGGGACGGAACGAATCATCGATGTAGCCTATAAATATGGCTATGAAACTCCCGAATCGTTTGCCAAAGCCTTCAGACGCCAGCATGGCATAACGCCAAAGGAGGCAAAATTGCCCGGAGCCAGTCTTGCGTGCTATAACCGCCTGGTCATTCAGGTATCACTGAAAGGGGAAGAGATGATGAAGTACAGCATTGTGGAACGGGAAGGGTTCAGTGTAACAGGTATTAAAAGGAAGTTTTCCATTGAAAACAATGCCCAGCAGGCGGAAATTCCGAAGCTTTGGGGAGAAGTAAACAGTAATGGCACATCGGAGAAACTTTTTGATTTAAATAATGGTCAGATTAACGGCATCCTTGGCGTCTGTGAGGACCGGGAAGACCAGTCCATCGATTACTGGGTGGCGACGGAGTATGAAGGTGCAGTACCGGACGGCTTTGAAAAGCTTGTCATCCCCGCCTCAACCTGGGCTGTATTTGAAGTACACGGCCCGATGCCGGATGCGATGCAGCAGGCATGGGAAAGGATCATTTCTGAGTGGCTCCCGTCAAGCCGGTATGAACTGACCGGTACATCAAGCTTTGAAATGTATACAAATGACGATCCCGACAGTCCGGATTTATATTCGGAGATCTGGATTCCGGTGAAATAAAAAAGAGCGTCCCTGACTTTAAAAAATCAAGGGACGCTCTTTTTAAGTTGGAAATTCTATAATATTTAGATTTCTATTAATTGCAACAAGGGAGGTAACGTTGGTAGCGGCAGTAACTATAACCCGGGATTCGTACGTGTTGGTACCCGAGTCGGGAGTTGGATCCACTAGCGTACTGGAAAGTGGTAATCTCTGGGTTCCGGCCCCTGCACCTACTCTGTTAGTTGTTCTGCTTGAAATCAAAGTGCCGTTTCTATAGGTTCTTACCACGTAAGTGACACTATAGTTAGCAGTGTTGACAAATTCAATTGAGATGGCGTAATCAATTTTCATATCACTAGTAGGGTCTACGCCTGTAATAACAAGTGTGTTCACCGTTACTTCTGTGTTTATTGGTGGAAAAACATTAATCGTTCCCGGAAGCTGACTGAAATACAGCAGAGGAGCATCAGTGACACCTGTAGGTCCAGTTGGTCCCTGTGGTCCAGTGGCACCTGCAGGCCCGGTGGTTCCAGTGATCCCAGTAGGTCCAGTAGCGCCTGTAGCGCCGGTAGGTCCAGTCGCCCCGGTAGGTCCAGTGGCGCCAGTGGCTCCAGTAGACCCAGTAGGTCCCGTTGAGCCGGTAGGTCCAGTGGCTCCGGTAGGTCCGGTGGCGCCAGTAGATCCAGTCGCGCCGGAAGCTCCAGTAGGTCCGGTCGCGCCAGTAGGTCCTGTAGCTCCCGTTGCGCCAGTAGGCCCAGTCGCCCCAGTAGCGCCAGTGGC
Encoded proteins:
- a CDS encoding ABC transporter permease, with translation MANQLFSRTGRLSRFVLRRDRIRLSVWIAAIVLLNLMTAASFTGLYMSEEEQQAMAGTMENPAMTAMVGPGYGLDNYHEGAMMGHQMLLFMAVVTAIMNILLVARHTRTDEEEVRVELVRSLPVGRLSTLASTLIVMTGVNVAVALLTGFSLAAVGIDSIDLTGSLLFGAALGAAGLFFAAVTALFAQLSDNGRGTVGFSFTVLGVAYLLRAIGDVGSEPLALASPLGLILRTEVYVNNYWWPAIVPALIAVVITGLALYLNLRRDLDAGFLPARAGKKHASAFLQSPFGLSVRLQRTSLIAWAVGMFVLGVSYGSVMGDLEMFFESSDMMREILAPESGLSLTEQYLTMLMAVIAMICTIPPLMMMLKLKGEERKERIGHLLTRVVSRTRVMGSYFVLAILTSIVMLFLAMFGLWSAAAGVMDDPLAFGVVFEAAMVYLPAVWIMIGAAVLLIGVFPKLTGLIWAYLAYTFLVVYLGELLQFPEWLKNMSPFGHVPQLPVDEMNFAALALLTGIAAVLIITGFTGYNRRDVSE
- a CDS encoding AraC family transcriptional regulator translates to MQWVDSLRRMIEYIEETLPYPVSVEEAAKAAHVSPAHLQRAFSVLTGVSVGEYVRRRRLTIAAEDLSRGTERIIDVAYKYGYETPESFAKAFRRQHGITPKEAKLPGASLACYNRLVIQVSLKGEEMMKYSIVEREGFSVTGIKRKFSIENNAQQAEIPKLWGEVNSNGTSEKLFDLNNGQINGILGVCEDREDQSIDYWVATEYEGAVPDGFEKLVIPASTWAVFEVHGPMPDAMQQAWERIISEWLPSSRYELTGTSSFEMYTNDDPDSPDLYSEIWIPVK